The following is a genomic window from Tripterygium wilfordii isolate XIE 37 chromosome 19, ASM1340144v1, whole genome shotgun sequence.
tctcttcactattcatcaagtacatatatactccaactctcaagtatcatttttccacaactaaattttcaagtgtcatttttcacccattgtgtgcatatagaactatacttatcaaaaaagtagcatttcacgttcttgaaatACACTTCATTATactcattgtgaacatctagcacttaacttatcaagaaagtatcatctcaagtactttaaaatcatcccattgtgatGCTCTGATGGCGCAATTTGCTCAGGCAGGATCCCGCACCTGAACAATGCTCTATATAATaagcacaaaaaatataatCCACAAAATAAATATGTCCATCTTGTATTCTATATTAAACCTTTTATATCTCAAATTCTAATCTATAAATCTTTatttaaagaaagaaataaagttaataggaaaaaaaagggaaataaagtaactcaaaaataaaattaaaaaaaaaacctcagacTACAGACAcggagaaaaaataaatacaaataaaaaatccataaaaattaaatactttattctctatttataattgtagaaaaatatgcaattaactaagaaaaatcatttttttttgtcctgaACCCACTTCACATCTAAGCTTCCAACCTTCGAACGCCATTCCCTTTCTCTGTATAAAAATCTAATTCCAGATTTCAAATAATCTTGTCTCGTCTGTCTTATTCGTAGCATTTCAGAGGCCAAACCTTTTGAGCCACATCACACACCCCTACTCAAATTCAGTATATAAATCCGTAATCGAAGGTGGGTTTTGCAAGCTCTTGTTTTCTCTCTTGATAGCTTCACAAGAGAAGTCATGGGTCGTCCTCCAAGTAATGGCGGGCCTGCGTTTCGCTTCATACCCACCGAGGTATCATCTTCTATTTCAAGTTTctagctttttaagttttttttcttcccctttaCGTATGTACAATTACTaccatattgtatatatgtattttgttATTTACGTGCGAGGTTccattttgttgattttctgtttttatgtGTATATTTGTGTCTTTGTGACGAATGCGGGATATTTAAATTTGGGTTTCTGTGTTGAATGATATGAATTGGGTTGGTTTGATACTAGGTTTATATGCTTTGATGTTATGGGGTTTTGAGTTTCTTTTACTGTTTGCTTTATTCAGTATCAATTTTTGGAAGATTTCCATGTCTGGCATTGTACTAATTTGTTGCTAGTTTGCGTAAACGGGGTCTAGTTTATTTCTTGAAATCCATGATCAAATCGAAATTAAACAGAATCTGATAACACTCGATCAGGAGTCGACAATAATTACAAATCCAGGTCCTGGCAATAAAAGAACACAAACGTAATTGATTTAAGTATGATCGAAAAGCCATATagcaaaaaaccctaaaaatggagTTCTCAATAAACTGTAAATAAGAGCTATGGTACCACCATACTTGTTTGTGTTGGATATTCAAAGCCACTTTATTTAACTTGCCTCATCATCTTGAGCTTTCAATATGATTTGTGATTTAGCATGATTTCGAGCCAAGGTTTtgagtttaaaatttaaatccGTGCTTCGTGAATGAATTGGTTGATTTTTTTCCTAACAAAAATTCAGGCTAAGCATAATGTCTCCTTTAACCTTTTCCTTATCCATCCATACCCATATAAGCTTATAAACAATTGTGGCAAACTATTTCGGTTAGCAACTCAGGCAATCAATTTGAGTGAGCAACCCGAGTGACCGATTCTGGCTAATCACCTCCCTCTCTTCATCTCTGCAAGGTCATTAAAATCATGTTTGAGTTACTTTCTTATATGGATTAATGCATAAAGTTGCTTCTTTTAAATAGAAagtggatattctttcttttgcaCCTCATCAGTGGGAATGAAATAGTTCATGTCATTTTGAACTCATTAACCCTAAACCAAGGTAAAAGGAGTTTTCTTCTTCAACACAAATCATTGGAGGCCCCTACAGGTATTATCGCAATCAATTTCAGTGTTTCTTGGACGCAGTGTTTATATTATAGCGTTGCTGAAATTCATTTGTCAATGAGATGGATGGTTAAAAACATTATGCAATATGGAAAATAAAGATTAGAAAGTTGAAGCAAAATAACCACTTTCTatgttcaaaaaaagaaagcagtTTTAactagcttttgattttctaaaagcaaaaaaagaaaatcctgTACTATCAAACTGGCTTTAGAGAGAGACGAGAAGAAATAGACGAGCCTAGTTTGTTGGGGcacagacttgtaagaaaacagAAACACAACATTCAAATTTTATGGACTTATTTTTAGCTACATGCTCCTATGATTAACCGTGATTGGTGAGATTAGTTCCCACCCTAATAAGGATGCCTAATTGACTTTTTgcagaatggaaaaaaaaatctattagaGAATTTCATGCATATGAGTCATGAGAAAGGTTACGTCTATATATTTTGCCAGTAATGCCCCTTTTATGAGCATCAAATGATGCCTTGGTCATCAATGTGTTATCTTATTACTGCCATGTTTTAACTGTGGAAAATTGTTCAACAATGAAGAAAGGTGAAGGCATGTAAATGAACTGGTCCTTGTTCACTATACACGAATTGTTGTAATTTGTCACTTGTGTTTTCATTAGtagcaactttttttttatacagtTGGTTCCTGTGTTATATCATTAGACTCCTCTGgtttttgtatattattaaaaGATACATTCATTTCTTGGTCTTCAGCAACATTCTCCTATGATTTACCTATGTCCATCTTTAGTTTCTTCTAGTTGATATCTTGGAACCATTATTGGTGAGATGAGTGGTTATGTCTCCATTTAAAGGTATAATGCCTCTTTTATGCCAATCAATGATGCCATGGTCATCGAACAAATATCTTATTAATGTCATGCTTTTAGGCTGTTGCATACACGTATCAACATATGAAATTTGTTCGCCAATCAAGAATTGTAAAGCATGCCAATAAATTTTTTCATGTTTAGTATGCAggaatttattttgatttgtttaatGGCCAGTAGTTCTATGGTTTTTAGTGTATGATATTATTGAACCAGCTCTTGTACCAATGAAGTAACTTCTCTTTTATTGGGAGGTTTTAGCTGTTTCTTTTATGGAGTAAAATTTTCTGTCTGCCAAGGTTGCGGAGATGGAAAATATTTTGCAAGAGCACCATAATGGTATACCTGCCCGGGAGGTTCTTGTGTCACTTGCAGAGAAGTTCAGGTTTGCTTGCTTGCATTCAAGAACTTGAGATATTGAATATGGTTGTTCTCCTTCTTAAGAATGTAATATCAGGGGGTATTTGTCTTTGACTGCAGTgcatcagcagaaagaaaagGCAAGATTGTAGTACAAATGAAGCAAGTAGGCCGATCTTTACTTCTTTCCTTCTCTCCCCCTATTCACTCCTTTCCTTTTTATGGTAGTATTCGTTGTCAATTAgagctttttttattttggaattTCATTATAGGTTTGGAATTGGTTCCAAAATCGGCGTTATGCAGTTAGGGCGAAATCAAGCACAGCTCCTCTGAAATTAAATGTAACACCTATGTCTCGAGATGATTCCATTCCCGTGAGAACTGTTCCTCAATCTGTAGCAGCACTTATACCTGCACCTACACCTACGCCTGCCCCTGTTCCTGCAGGTAAAACAGAGTGCTATTAGTTGTTCGAAATCTTGAACATTTCTGTGGTTTTCCCCCTTAATTAATGAATAATGATGCACTTTTCGACTGAGCCTGGTAGCTTAAATTGAAGTTGCAAGATAGTCAGATATCCTTAGTATGATTTGGCATTGCATATTAGTACACATGCATACTAGCCAATTTATTTGACATTAGTTTTCAGATTCACATTGAGCGTCTGAGGCTATATTTCAATGCGTGAAATCTATACATGCATGTTAAATATAACAGAGTAGTATTTCTTAAGCAtatattgataatttgatatacATTTATGTGGTGTTCACAAATAAATTCCTATTGTTGTTTTTCTGATGTTGTATGCTGATAAGTGAATGAAATTGTACTTATGAAAAACTTTGGTAGATTACTAACATCATGGTATGTCGCAACTTCTTAAGATTAGGTTTCTGTCTTTCTTTTGTCATGGATAATGTCCCCTTTAttcttcacttttttgtttggtaaaagGAGGTTCACATGATTTGTGTTATACTTATATGTTTGTATTTGCAAAGGAAGTCTATTGATCTAGGAAAATTCAGATAACAAAAAGGGGAGTTGTATGTGTGTATCAAATGCACATGATGCTAGGAAAGTTACTAGATGGAACTGCAAAGTTCAAATCTTAATCTTACAACTGAATTTGCAATAGAATGGATTTCTGTACTATTTAGGTAGGGTTTAGGGACACACCATGATTGGAACTTTAGCCCATCAATACTTTGTTACTCCATAATTGACTATAGTCTTGTCATATAACTGACTACTTATTGCAATTACTAAATCCCTATGAAGTTATAAGACATGCTTCGAGTTACTTCTACATATTAGTATATTactgcaataaaaaaaaatgccttAAGCTACTGTTTTCCTAATCTGTACAAAAACATTGTTCATCACGTGTGACAACTTATTGCTTTGCCCCTTGTTGTTTGCTGCACGAGTGTGCATTATGTTATGTTTCCCTCCTTCATTTCTTATGCAAGACCACCTTGCTTAGAAACAATTGCAATTCTGTCTGTGAGTGAAATGATTGCTGTCAAAGTGAGTACTCTGCCTTTTCTGATCGGTTCTTCGTGATGATTTGTCTTAGTAATGGTTGAGTCAGGAATACTGGACTTTCTGGGAAGCAATGCTGAAGGTCTAACTCTTAAAGTTAATTGCTTAGAAAAATAGTCAGCTTTTAAGGATTCCAATTGGTTCTGACTCAAAGTTTAGACAAACTCTTTGAGGGTCGATTGAAATAGGGGGTGAATGCATGAGAGGGGTTCTTAGGGTTGGGCGGGGGGTGAATAAGGGTGTTGGCGTAGGAGAAAACCTTTTGAGATATGGTTAGATAATAAAATGATGACATTTTATTTACATGTGACAGTATTCCATCAGTCTGTGTTCTTCAGAATGAATGCAGAAGATTTCAGTTTGGTGAGTAGGATAAGATTCACTCCGAGAAGGCACCACTGATTAGTAAGAATTTAGCAGAGCCTTTTGGTAGGTGGAAAAGTCATGGATCTTAAGCAATGTGACATAACAATTTATTCATGTCATAAAACATTAAACATACTGATAGAGTCGCgtccatacacgctcagcacccaaggcccaactgacacccacccatatgggccagctgtacccaaggcctcccagcccatactagaaaaccttgggtactaagggagacccatacctccccctataaacaacaccttagctcccacatcttccgatgtgggacaatcctatcaataccctccccttcaagaccaacgcccacgttggtcgagctcTATGGCCGGCCCCTCCGCAGGGCCCATTGCCCCcgtgggtcgagcaccatggccggccactccgcaggtgCGGctccaagttgaaggcacaacaagatggtacgctccgataccattgatagagtcgcgcccatacacgctcagcacccaaggcccaactgacacccacccatatgggtcagctgtacccaaggcctcccagcccatactagaaaacattgggtactaagggaggcccatacctccccctataaacaacatcttagctcccacatcttccgatgtgggacaatcctatcacatACACAATCATGTGAGGTTCTTACTTAATAAttcaaaaaaggacaaaaaaaatactaaaaggtGGAATGATTAATGCGAcgtagaagtgcttttctcacATCATAGATTGGTATCTACGTAcctggattttttttctctttattgaAGGAAACCAAGGGGGTGCCACTCAAGACAGTATGAGGAGAAGAAAATACGATAAATTAAGTTACAGAAAGATAGTCTTGAAAATTACAGATGCTACTACATATtgacacaaaaacatataatctTAGAGTATTAAGCCAGTCATCCAAACCACAGctggattttattatttttctgctgtaatttttaaatttataacaAAAGAACACATCATTGTAAGCATTAGTTGAGGCCTTAGAGGCCATAGCCTTCTATTGATCACTAACCTTATTAAAGCATAGTCTTTTTTGGCCAAATGGGCCAACTTTGGAAGTAGCCTGATAACCAAAAGCAAAGCAACAGACAAGGCTCTGCAATCTTTTAATTAGGAGCATGCCACAGGAGTCTTGCATGTACACGCATGTGACTGTCATGGATGAAGCCTATAAAGTTGGGTGGtatgtgaatttttttcttggataaaccAGATATTATACCCATGTCCCTTGGCTCTGATAGAGCATAAAGCAGTTTAAATGATTTACCATGATGCATGTTACCCATATCAGATTTTGGATGCTTCTGTTGCTTGTCTGACCTAACAGCTTTTTTTATGACCAACTTCAAACGTCAACCTGCGAATGGCTTATTGTTATTACAAGATTTGTTGAGGCTTGAAATATGTTACCCTGAACATCATCCTAGATAAAAATAACGTTGCTTCTTTATATTATACTTCAAGATGGATTAAGCCCGTGTTTTTTATTCAGTTCCACCTGCTGTAAGGGGGGTTTCAGAAAATTCCTATACTATGGAGTTTGAGGCTAAATCTGGAAGAGATGGTGCATGGTGAGTAGCTTTTGCTGAATAGGTTAGGGGTTTTCGTTTTGAATAAtacttgagacccccaaaagacccccatttaatgtggagtgttggatgtgaagtggactctacaaatgtgtttttaatcaatggctattttaatgccacatagatttgggggacttttaagggtcatattttgggggtctctagcattgtcctttcgTTTTACGCTTAACAGGaatgtatatacatacactcaTTATGGGTGAGAAAGTGATCAGTAACCATCATCTTGCATTCTGTTCTCAGGTACGATGTCGCTGCATTTCTAGCTCATAGATACTTGGAGATGGGTGATCATGTAATACTTCtacattttttcattttgtatATTGATAATGTTAGGAAATTTGGACTGGGGGTAAGCCCATGTTACATGGGCCTAAAACAGGCTTTTTAGACACGAATGGATGGTGGCCCATCTTAACTTGAAAGCTATAACTCAAGAGTTTGGGTCCAACCACATGCCCGATGTGGGATTTGTATTGGGCTCCAAGTCTCCAATAGATACTATTCGTTGAAAGGAGATTTTGATTTCATACACCCAGTGTCATAAACAGacgtatttgttttttttttctttcttcatgctTTCCTTCCATCCTTTTGCTTTTCTATATTGTATTTTTGAGCAGATAATAATCGTTGAAATATACTTTGAAACTGATTTTTAATCATCTTGGGATTAACTAAGGCATTCTAAGCTGGTTTAACCTGCTTAATATCAAAAGATAGTATGAATCTCGGGGAATATGATTTGTTAATGGTATTTACCTTTATTGttgaaaaaggaaataaagtTGTTCAGTTGTAGTTATGCTGCTTTGACTTTCtacttgtttgttttttatatCTTATTTTTCAAATCTTTTGACCAATTTCAGGAAGTAGAAGTTCGGTTTGCTGGCTTTGGGCCTGAGGAAGATGAGTGGGTAAATATTCACAAGCATGTCAGGCAACGTTCTCTTCCATGTGAAGCATCAGAATGTGTGGCAGTTCTTCCTGGGGATCTCCTACTCTGTTTTCAGGTAAACATTTAGAATATCACATTTATTGAAAAGTTTTCTCTTTGCTGGAACTCTTTTATTCAGTGTTCCTTAAAATTTTAGGAAGGCAAAGATCAGGCTCTTTACTTTGATGCTCATGTACTTGATGCCCAAAGACGGAGGCATGATGTCAGAGGTTGTCGCTGTAGGTTTCTTGTGAAATACGTTCATGATCAGGCTGAGGTACAAACTTGCTTCTCTTACATGATAATTTAGAATAATGTACTCTAATTATGACATTTATTGCTTTAAGTTAGCAGTTTATGGAAACGAGTTTTTTCGTGATCGTTTGCATTTGTCTATCAATGGTAGAAGTGCTTTGCGTAtttgtgatttttattttcCCGTCAGCAGTGATTTTGAATGCTAGATCATGCATAATCTTTTAGTTACCTCATCCTGTGATGGCCCCCGACCTTAAGGAAGAAAGCAATTTTTAAAATCTCTTAAAAGGTCGTGGTAATAACTGGTCGTGGTAATAATTGTTGTGATGGCTCAAGCTCCATTTCTACTGCATTTGCTTGAGCGTTCTTTTGTATAGCAATAAAGGAATATCTCTTGGAGAATGAACCTACAGATATCTTGGACCTTAATAATGGCAGGCTTGGAGATATTGGTTCTCCCTCTCAAGTGGTGGAGTTTGCATAAGATGGCTTGGAATTCCTGTTTAAGCATTGAGATATACATTTTGAACCACGGGACATATTACATAATCGATTACACTTTCATATATTAATGCTGGAGATGTGTAAACTCATAAAGGATTTCCTTTACAACATTATTGGTTTAATGAAAATTGagggtttgtttgttttccaTGCGTTTTCTCTTGTCACTTTCCGGAAAacatgtttgattgcaattttaGAAAACACGAAAAAGGGGAATCACCTGGCGAccgaaaattaaaaaaaaaaaattcttgaaatAGAAAATGATACACTTTCAGTAtaaggtcacatgttcaatttctgAAAACAACCTGTGTTTACATCTTACTTGTTCTTGACCCCGCCATCTGCGGAAGCTGTGCACGGGAGTTATTTACCTTTTATATTCTTGTAGTGTGCGTTTAGTTGGTGCTGTTGTTGTGACAATTTTGGGTGTTCTGTGTTGTTAGACTTGATGTTCTCCgacattttccttttgttttcaattcATCATTCAGGAAATTGTACCACTAAGAAAGATTTGCCGCCGGCCTGAAACTGATTATAGGCTACAACAACTTCATGCTATGAATAACTCAGCAACCGCTGACCTGCTTAAAGGTGGCATGGATCCCTCTATAGCCAGTGCCCCTAGGTTCATCGGTTCATCTACTGAAATGTTTCCAAAGCCATACATAGCAGATCAATCCATGACGACACCATCTCAACAGACCCCAGTTGTCTCTGCAAGTGCCGAAACTGTTATGACTGTCAATCTGGGAAACAACTATACTCCTGGTGATTCTATCGTGAAGATCGTCGGAACTGCACCTATTTTCGTATCTGGTGAAAACATGCAGGCAGTATAACAGAAGGTGATTGATTGAACCCTTTTTgttataatttgtttttcttattgTGTAGGGAAGGATGAACAAACTTAGCTGGTAAGGGTATATCGCAGCCAGCATTTTGAGTAGGGGATTTTTCCATATTTTTTGGTGCAAGAAAGGCATAGATATGAAACTCAAATGCTTTGAAAGTAATCCCTCTGTTGGCCATCGTCATTATAGTACTCACGGTGCCTTTCTAATGAACCACATTGTTACTTAATTTCTGTTTAATCTCTCATTAACATTTTAAGGAGTCATATATGTTTGGAAAATTAGACTCATGATCTTCTTTTACAGAAATATCACACGACAATAGAGAAAATCGAAATAGAAAAGTGCAACAATCTCAACACAAGAATATACGTGGAAactttcaggaaaaaaaatcacgGGTGTTGTCAAGACAACAAAAAGAAACTTtactatatgaaaattttatataatCATATTCTTAGTGACTTTTATACACAAGAATACTCAAAAGGCCAAAAGATTATCATGAGTCTTAATCCAGCCTAGAATCTCTCACCAAGAAACTTAGGCAAAACCAGAGAGATATACCACAAAGTTTTCCCCATTTGCTCTCTCTCAATGCACACAgctctttgatttctctctaccaaaaacactaataaaccactagtatttatagtagtaTAAAATCTTCAAGTTTAATTCTACCTAGGAGTTTCGTCAAAACTAGGACTCTTAGTAGCATTAAAACTGTTCTAGAATTGCTCCAGCCCATCAACTGTCCCGACGGCTCCTCGAGCTATATCCGAACAGTTATGCTTTTCTCCCTCCACTGTAGCTGTTTTTAGGGTTGTTATGATACCGGTAAATATCGATTTACCATACCATTATCGACACATTGGTTACCGATTTTTCGCATAGagtggtataccgttaccaattatacggtatggtaaatttaccgaCATAATTGGTACCGATAACCGGTGTGAGCTTTCAACCCATCGGTATTTACcgttaccgacatatatatgcaatacttattttttatttttatatatttcatattttcCCAACGATGTTGAATGCGTCTTGATTTTGAATCAATGATATATGGGTATCAGCATGAAAATCAATCCATGTGATTATAGTTTTGATTAGTTTTGCCTTTTGCTGGTTCTAATTTGTCTAGAATGGATTTGAACTCCATTGAAGCATTAACAGATATAGGAGAATGAATTGATTGCCAAAGTACATGTCTGCAGATGCTAACTCTTCAGGGAAACCAGGCGATGTAGATCTATCAATAGAGAATTGAAAGGAGGTGGATACCGGAGCTGATGTACACATATCGACACAAGTAGGAGATGTAGATCTCTTATGCATATGGTTGAAGAAAGTAGGAGATCGGTAAACTTACTGATTATCGACTATCAATACCGATTAAACGGTATACCGATCGACGATTTACCGATGTTAATGGTAACGGTAACGGATATGAATTTTGCGGTACCGATATAATCGGGAACGGTAACGGTAATCCATGTTTGGTaacggttaccgttaccgttatcGTAACAGCCCTAGCTGTTTTTGCACCAGCCGTCCGGACGGTTAAACACCTACCTAGATTTTTCAGTCTTGAACACCAactttttgatcaaaattcaaCAATGTATTGATATGTTTGAGCATATACTATTCTGAAACCACAAACAAACTTCTTGAGGAAACTTATCGAGTCAACCCTGTTTGATGAAACAAGCTAGCTCGCAAGTAGTAGGAAACATTGTTCATTTGCTGCCTATTAAGGAAAAGTCTTACAtcgcaaaaaataaaattttaatggaCATGTTATAAATCCAAAAATTCATTTGACTTATTAAGACGCGTTTTAAAGCTGTAAACTATGAGATGGGTTGAGCTTAAAAAACAGACAATATCTTACAATAATAATCAAATTCATGCTAAAGAGTCCATCGGTATTTCCTAACACTACTTGAACTTGACCTCTCTGTCCATCTAACTTACCCTATCATATATTGGACCACCTAACATCCATTACATACATGTctttgattaaaagcttcaaatCAATCCCCACTTTTTTGGTAGGTATTAAAATTGGCTTTACCTGATTTTGGgcctcattttaaaaaaaaccataacTTTTATTTTGTCTGCTTCTAGTTCTGATGTGGGGAAATCACGACAATAGAGAAAATCGAAATAGAAAAGTACAACAATCTcaacacaagaatatacatTGAAAattccaggaaaaaaaaatcatgactattgtcaaaagacaatcaagagaaacttcattatatgaaaattttgtatAACCATATTCTTAGTGACTTCTATACACAATAATACCCAAGAGCCCAAAAGATATCATGAGCCTCAATCCAGTCTATATCTCTAACACCAAGAAACCTAGAATCTCTCACCAAGAAACCTAGGCAAAACCCGAAAGATATACCACAAAGTTTTCCCCATTTGCTCTCTCTCAATGCAAACAACCCTTTGATTTCTATCTACCAAAAATACTAAtaaaccactagtatttatagtagtaCAAAATCTTCAAGTTTATTTCTACCTAGGAGTTTCGTCAAAGTTAGACTCTTAGTAGCATTAAAACTGTTCCAGAATTGCTCTGCCCATCAACTGTCCCGACGGCTCCTTGAGCTGTCCGAACAGTTATGCTTTTCTGGTTCCATTGTAGCTGTTTTTGCATCAGTCGTCCAGACGGTTTAACACCTGCCTAGATTTTTCAATCTTTAACACCAactttttgatcaaaattcaaCAATATATTGATATGTTTGAGCATATACCATTCTCGAACCACAAACAAGCTTGTTGATGAAACTTATTGAGTCAACCCTGTTTGATGAAACAAGCTAGCTCGCAAGTAGTAGGAAACATTGTTCATTTGTTGCCTATTAAGGAAAAGTCTTACAtcgcaaaaataaaattttaatgaacatGTTATAAATCCAAAAATTCGTTTTGACTTATTAAGACGCGTTTTAAAGCCGTGAACTATGAGATGAGTTGAGCTTAAAAAACAGACAATATCTTACAATAATAATCAAGTTCATGCTAAAGAGTCCATCGGTATTTCCTTACACTACTCGAACTTGACCCCCCTCTCCATCTAACTTACCCTAGCATATATTGGGCCACCTAACATGCATTACATACATGTctttgattaaaagcttcaaatCAATCCCCACTTTTTTGGTAGGTATTAAAGTTGGCTTTACCTGATTTTGGGCCTCATTTTAAAAAAACCGTGACTTTTATTTTGTCTGCTTCTGGTTATGTCTTATGATGTGGGGAAATCTTTGGTCAAAGCCCTTACTTTCACGTTTCAAGCAAAAACCCTTGACTGCCCTCATTATTTTGGTCAATAAATTACACTTGTCTTGTGGGCAGGTACTTGCTGGGCAGTGGCCACAATATAATAAACCCATTGACCCAATTAAAGCAAGCCACGTGACAAAGATTAGTGCAACAGAACTTTATTGGTAATTTCATCAAATCATGTTAAAAGACCTTTTGACGTGGCAGTAAGGGATAGGCCGAAtgtattgtatttgttttgttgtttgtaGGAGATATGGAAGTAGTGGTCTCGTGGCTCACGCGCCTTTTGAGTTGGGTTTCTCTTATCTATGTTGGGGCATGGTACTTTGCTGTACTGCTGGTCTTATTATTGTCTCTGCTAACGAGGCTTTTGTTTCATGCCTACTCTCCCTTCCATGCGCGTGCAAATAGGATATTATTATGCCTA
Proteins encoded in this region:
- the LOC119985107 gene encoding protein SAWADEE HOMEODOMAIN HOMOLOG 2-like isoform X1, whose product is MGRPPSNGGPAFRFIPTEVAEMENILQEHHNGIPAREVLVSLAEKFSASAERKGKIVVQMKQVWNWFQNRRYAVRAKSSTAPLKLNVTPMSRDDSIPVRTVPQSVAALIPAPTPTPAPVPAVPPAVRGVSENSYTMEFEAKSGRDGAWYDVAAFLAHRYLEMGDHEVEVRFAGFGPEEDEWVNIHKHVRQRSLPCEASECVAVLPGDLLLCFQEGKDQALYFDAHVLDAQRRRHDVRGCRCRFLVKYVHDQAEEIVPLRKICRRPETDYRLQQLHAMNNSATADLLKGGMDPSIASAPRFIGSSTEMFPKPYIADQSMTTPSQQTPVVSASAETVMTVNLGNNYTPGDSIVKIVGTAPIFVSGENMQAV
- the LOC119985107 gene encoding protein SAWADEE HOMEODOMAIN HOMOLOG 2-like isoform X2, translated to MENILQEHHNGIPAREVLVSLAEKFSASAERKGKIVVQMKQVWNWFQNRRYAVRAKSSTAPLKLNVTPMSRDDSIPVRTVPQSVAALIPAPTPTPAPVPAVPPAVRGVSENSYTMEFEAKSGRDGAWYDVAAFLAHRYLEMGDHEVEVRFAGFGPEEDEWVNIHKHVRQRSLPCEASECVAVLPGDLLLCFQEGKDQALYFDAHVLDAQRRRHDVRGCRCRFLVKYVHDQAEEIVPLRKICRRPETDYRLQQLHAMNNSATADLLKGGMDPSIASAPRFIGSSTEMFPKPYIADQSMTTPSQQTPVVSASAETVMTVNLGNNYTPGDSIVKIVGTAPIFVSGENMQAV